The following nucleotide sequence is from Aquarana catesbeiana isolate 2022-GZ linkage group LG08, ASM4218655v1, whole genome shotgun sequence.
ctgatatctaaggatgtgacaCCCCCCAAATtgagggactacaagtcccagcatgaaccccttttatctaaggatgtgactccccTCCAAAAGTGAgggactataagtcccagcatgaaccccttgatatctaaggatgtgactcttccccccccctcccataaaaaagtgaaggactacaagccccagcatgaaCCCATcatatctaaggatgtgaccccccccccaaaaaagtgaaggactacaagtcccagtaagAACCCTTGAGATCTAAAAGTGTGACCCCATAGATTCACTGGTTCTtgttgggacctgtagttcttcactagttggggggccAGGGGGTGTCACATattcagctctgaggggtttatgctgggacctgtagtcctttaattttggggggggtcacatcccaaaccccccccccccaaaaaaaaatgtaagtcaagttcctccaccgcaaactcgctcatccatgtcttattggaccttgctttgtggtccaaatcatttggtggaggggggattatggtgtggggttgtttttcaggggttgggctttgccccttagttccagtgaagggaactcttaaggcgtcagcataacaagacattttggacaatttcatgctcccaactttgtgggaacagtttggggatgtccccttcctgttccaacatgactgtgcaccaatgtacaaagcaaggtccataaagacatggatgagcgagtttggggtggaggaacttgactagcctgcacagagtcctgacctcaactcgatagaacacctttgggatgaattagagtggagactgtgagccagaccttcttgtccaagcgagccatgcctgacctcacaaatgcgcttctgggagaatgaataaacattcccatagacacactcctaaactttgtggacagccttcccagaagagttgaagctgttatagctgcaaagggtgggccaactccatattgaaccctacggactaaggctgggatgctgttacagttcatgtgcgtgtaaaggcaggcgtcccaatacttttgacaatatactgtaAGCAGGAGGGTTTCTAGTcccctgctgctggtcacatgttcaaaaaaaaaacagcctttggaatacagaataaaaataaataaataatatcaataaactgttttaaattgtcatacaaacatatatttgaaatcaagttttattattttttggcaataacatgctgtggggggatttctgccagtcacaggctctgtcacgtccctccagcctgtgttttagaataagagggaagtgaagcctccatgaatctacatgtaatatcccgcccccattgtgtttagctggttagtgggcatggagaaggagggagggagtgggctgtcatttaccactgtgtatacgcccacatgtgtgtcactatagtcacatgggctgctcagatgtgatagggaggaaatgatcagcatagaaactcagtgaaaactgagcatgtgcagagatgcCAACaccgctctgcaaaatccctagctgaattggggacatggacagaagggggaaatagcaggatcaaccaggttttctgCAGAATACAGGAAACCAATCTcggtgagtgagtatgaacagcatgtaatacagcatttattgatcattgttggtgtcagtggaaggaatagtgcccaagggctggatacaggcaagcaaaggaccacagtttgaagaccactgaccTAGCCAATGGGCCTGGCAGACCCCTCTCCACAAGATCAGCCAAAGCCGACCAATGAGTActaggggaaggaaggaaggaaggaaggaaggaaggaaggaaggaaggaaggaaggaaggaaggaaggaaggaaggaaggaaggaaggaaggaaggaaggaaggaaggaaggaaggaaggaaggaaggaaggaaggaaggaaggaagggagggaaaggagagagagagagagattgccgCTCATCCTCCCAGTAGACTTCAGAGAAGACCTAAGACCTGCACCCTCCATCCTGAGTGAAAAAGGAACACATATATAAATGCAGAGACACACAGGTGAAAAATAAAGGGGACCAGCTGCAAGAACTAGGAAGAGACAACCAGCTCCTGATGATGTGAGAAGAGAAGATGGTgaccctgccagtaacacactcctTGTTCTTGGGAAACTTTTGCTTTACTACATTTTTGAAGGAGAAGTGTTGTTGagttaggacagaaagtgtgttaggactacagagcacctcctcctctccatagcatggggggggggggttatagtctacagcagtggtctccaaactgtggcacgGGGGTCAGATGTGGCCCTTTCCTTGCTTTTCTCCAGCCCTTTGattgcttttatcaggcccttggggaaCTATTTCATCCACAATGGGGCATAAATaaccctcactgacaccaacgatggggcacaatttctcccaatgacaccaatgatggggcatcatttttCCCAATGGCTGGACACAATTCCTCCCGAAGACACCAACAAaaagggcccaatgacaccaatgatggggcacaatttctcccaatgacagtAACAATGGGGCCCAACGATACCAATGATgcaacacaattcctcccaattacaccaatgatgcaaaacaattcctcccaatgatggggaacaattccccccaataacaccaacaatcaggcccaatgacaccaatgatggggcacaatttcccccaataacaccaacaatcaggcccaatgacaccaatgatgggacacaattcctcccactgacacccaaaatggagcattgttttttcccactacCATCATGACCTTTTCTacacccaatggccacagtctgcccccccctaaagtctgaaggacagtaaactggccccttgtttagaaagtttggaaacccttgGTCTACagcagtggttttcaactcctgtcctcaggacccacttacAGGCCAGGTCTGTAAGATACctgaaatacatcccaggtgatatcatttgctgctcagtgattgctgtattctagtctgcatctccccaaggtactacttaaaatctggcctgttagtgggtcatgaggacaggagttgagaaccactggtctacagggAAGAATTGGACAGGGCTGTGTGCTTCATTAGGATAAATCTGTCACCCAATGATGTCAGAACAAAGATGGCAGCACGGGACACCAGTGCAGAGGATTACAGCAAGACCACTACAGATCCACTGGGTAGGTGACTATCTGAGTTGAGGAGAATCTAGCCTtgggtttacacacactttaatCTCTTATGGGGTTGGCATGAAATTTCCTCTTTAACATTAACCAACATGGTTGAAATTCTTCAGTTCACCTTTCTAAAAGAATTGTCCTCGAAAAGTATGTGTTACTTAGGAGAGATTACACATAATATATTGTACATAGTCATATGTCTAATCACCCTAATAACACTAAACTTCATGATAAAATATGTGGGTTTTGTCCATTTTGGGGTTTAAAATAAATAGTTGAGGTCAATGGCTGTAGCAAATTTGGTAATCCTCCATGGTGTCAAGTCCATGATAGCCCTTCCGGTGGGTTTCAGCTGTCTTCTTTCTATCTGGTGGGTCCAGAAGAACTTGTACAGTATATGTATCAGGACTGGAACATTGTCTGTATAATTACTTAAATCTTTATCTCCACCTGCAGAGACCATTTTGAAAGGAATTACTTCACTTAAGATCAGGCCCTCTTTTCGTTTCTCATAATGATCGAAGAGGAGAGTGACATGACTGAGCAGATATTAAACCTTACCCTAGAAATCATGtatctgctgaccggagaggtgaggaggattctgggaggtcacatgacatcacagtTATCTCTATTACTAAAACACagagctgaccggagaggtgaggaggattctgggaggtcacatgacatcacttttatctctattaataaaacacagacctgatcggagaggtgaggaggattctgggaggtcacatgacatcacacttatctctaataataaaacacaaacctgatcggagaggtgaggaggattctgggaggtcacatgacatcacacttatctctaataataaaacacaaacctgatcggagaggtgaggaggattctgggaggtcacatgacatcactcttatctctattaataagacACAGACATGACCTGAGTTGTGAGGAGGGTTCTTGGAATGCTATAGTCAAATTCTGATTTCAAGTCTTTCAATGGGCTTTATACACAGGATTACATAGTGGTGAAAACGTCTGGTGATCGTGTAACCCCCGGAAGCCCTCACCATGTATCAGAAGGATTGAACGGGAGCCAGAGCCCCAACATGGAGCCTCCACCTCTCCTGATACGCGATAAGAATGACAAGAAGATACTGgaagtcacccagaagatcattgagctgctgacaggagaggtgagcggtgccgggaattctgggacattatccagtaacagacaagggatgtgtctggatggtgactgtatcattgtgtgtgtcaggttcctataaggtgtcaggatgtcactgtctatttctccatggaggagtgggagtatttagaaggacacaaggatctctacaaggaagTCATGATGGAGACTCACCAGACCATCACTTCACCAGGTAAAAAGAGATTTTCACTTCCTGTAAATGAATGAAAGGGTAAACCTCTATCCCCCATCATCTAATAAGGACATGTTTGTGTGTCTTTTTACAGATGGAGTTAATATCAGAAAAACATTGGAGGGATGTTCTTTTTCGTCTCCACATGGTGACACAGTTGATAATTACATTCACCGAGACTGTCCAGGAAAAAATTCTATGTCTCCAAATATTCATTCAGAGCTTCATGATGTCGAAGGATCTCTTGCTTGCCCAAATCTCAAGGAAACTCCTTCTAATAAACTTCATACAGATAACCAAAACCTCCATCCAGTACTTCACAGTGTGTCACCAAATCCCTCTAAACCCAAAAAATCTTCTAGAGCTAAATCGCACACTCTTGCCCCAAATCCAAAACTTAGATCAAAGAAAACCTTGAATCCTCAGAAATTGTCTCAAATGGAACTTGTATCCATTGGCCACATTTACAAAGCTCACAAAGCCTTTTGCTGCCCTGAATGCGGAAAATGTTTCCCTAAGAAAACCGATCTCGTTAGACACCTAAGAAGTCACACTGGAGAGCGTCCGTTTTCTTGCCCCGAGTGCAAGAAAAGTTTTACCCAAAGTTCCCACCTCACCCGACATCAGAGAATCCATGCAGGAGTGAAGCGATTTGCGTGTTCTGAATGTGGAAAGTGTTTTTCGGAAAAGTCAGACGTTGTTCGCCATCAGAAGGTCCACCTATGGAAAAAGCCTTCACCATGTTTTGAGCATAATAATAGTTTTACTGTGATAAATATAGGGGACTTCAATGGACCTCAGAACAGTCTAGTATAGAAAATCAGCTCCTTGTTTGATTTATCTAAGTTCCTTAGGAGAACCGTGAAGGCTCGTACTAGTTAAATGAGCTTCCCTAATGTGAAAAGGTTCTACACCAATTTATTGCGTTTATAGCATTGCTATGAATAAGATGAGGGTTCTGCAGAAATAACAAGTAGCTAACAAAGAAGCTGAGCCGTTCCTCAAAGATCCTGTTGCCTGATGACTGGGCAGCAAGTGGTCATGTTCCATGGATGACCGTAAAGGTCCACTCTGGTTAAATGAGCTTCCAATGATAAAAGGTTCTCCACACCAATGCATTACATTTATAGCATTGCAATGAGTAAGATGAGGATTCTGCAGAAGTAACTAACAAGGTCGCTGAGCTGGTCTTCAAAGATCCTGTTTCCTGATGACTGGACAGCAAGTGGTCATGTCCTTTGGATGACCATGAAGGCTCACTTTGGTTAAGTGAGCTTCCATAATGTGAAAAGGTTCTACACCGAATCATTACATTTATAGCATTACTAAGAGTAAGATGAGGGTTCTGCAGAAGTACCTAACAAGGGAGCTGAGCTGGTCTTCAAAGATACCGTTTCCCGATGACTGGGCAGCAAGTGGTCATGTCCTCTGGATGACCATGAAGACTCACGCTGGTTAAGTGAGCTTCTCTAATGTGAAAATGTTCTACACCAATTCATTACATTTATAGCATTACTATGAATAAGATGAGGGTTCTGCAGAAACAAGAGAAGTAACTTACAAGGTCGCTGAGCTGGTCTTCTAACATCCCCTTGCCTGTTGACTGGGCAACAAGTGGTCGTGTTTCCAAGATGTCCATGAAGGCCCACTCTGGTTAAAAGATCCTGTTGCCTGATGACTTGCCAGCAAGTGGTCATGTTTCCAAGATGTCTGTGAAGGCCTACTCTGGTTAAAAGATCCTGTTGCCTGATGAGTTGGCaataagtgatcatattccctgGATGACCATGAAGACCCACTCTCGATAAATGAGCTTCCACAATGTTAAACATTTCTACACCAATTCATTACATTTATAGCATTGCAATGAGTAAGTTGAGAGTTCTGC
It contains:
- the LOC141106621 gene encoding oocyte zinc finger protein XlCOF8.4-like, which encodes MIEEESDMTEQILNLTLEIMYLLTGEDYIVVKTSGDRVTPGSPHHVSEGLNGSQSPNMEPPPLLIRDKNDKKILEVTQKIIELLTGEVPIRCQDVTVYFSMEEWEYLEGHKDLYKEVMMETHQTITSPDGVNIRKTLEGCSFSSPHGDTVDNYIHRDCPGKNSMSPNIHSELHDVEGSLACPNLKETPSNKLHTDNQNLHPVLHSVSPNPSKPKKSSRAKSHTLAPNPKLRSKKTLNPQKLSQMELVSIGHIYKAHKAFCCPECGKCFPKKTDLVRHLRSHTGERPFSCPECKKSFTQSSHLTRHQRIHAGVKRFACSECGKCFSEKSDVVRHQKVHLWKKPSPCFEHNNSFTVINIGDFNGPQNSLV